Genomic window (Flavobacteriales bacterium):
GGAGAAGGATGTGCCAGCGGAATTCTTCATACCCGACGGGCGGCAGAAGGACTGGGCCTACCTGAAGGGCAGCAAAAAGGAGAAGCGCACCAACAAGACCAGCGGCTTCGCCTACAACTACGCGGAAGGCGCGATGGCCTTTCCGGACGCATTGGACAAGGCCGCACGCACGATCATCACCGGCGAAGGAGGTACTGCGCCTTCACGTTTCAAGCATGTGATACGGACCAAGAAGGGCCGACTGCGGCGTTTGGCCCCTGTGGAGTTGGAGCGCCTGAACATGTTCCCCGACGGCCACACCGCAGGGACCACGGACGGCCGAAGGGCTTTCCTCATGGGCAACGCCTTGGTGACCGGCGTGATCGAGCGGGTGGGGAAGGAACTGGTGGAGCGGATCAAGGGCTAGGCTTGTTCCCTGAGTCACCAACGCTCCTGAATGTGATCGGGACCTATGCCGTCAGCGGGCCCAACGGATGCTCCACATGCCCCGCAGATCCCCGAGCTCGTATCCCGTAGCCCGGTCATCCGGATAGCGCTCCTCGATCATGCCTAAGGCGGAAGCGTCCACGCTGCCGTCGGGATCGCCGTGGCACTTCAGGCAGGCCGGTGAACTGATGAAGATGGGCGCGTAGAAGGCGACGCTGTCCCCGTGTTCCATCGCACGGGCCGGAATATTCGGTTCTTTTCCCCCAGCTTCCCATTCCGCCAACATGGCCTGCATGATCCGGGCTTCCTCGGCATTTGGTTTGTCATGCGGGGCGCGCACCCGGTCGCTGGTGCGGCGGATGTGTGCACCATGGGCATTCGACAGCGAGTCCACGATGGAAAGCGCGTTGAGCGAGCAGAAATCCACCGCGTGGGCGGGTCCGCCTTCCTTCATCGCCTGCTGAAGGCGGTAGCTGAGAGCCTTGAACGAGGCATCGGCGAGTGTAGCACCTTGCTCCAATGCTGCTTTCTCTTCCGCATCCGAAAAGGGCGTCCCGCATCCTGCGGTAGCAACGATGGCCAATACCAGCGGGGCGATGATCGATCTCATACCAGCAAAGCTACTTGGATCCTGAAGGTGCCCGGTGACATTTATCCCCGATCACTCATGGCTTATCAGGCCTTGGGAGATCGGCAGAAAGCGTGGTCCCTGATGGGCCAACTACGGCTTCTTCTTGAAACTCCCGGCCTTCCAAGCTTGCACGAACTGCGCCCACGCTATCGGGTTGAACAGGTTGATGCTCGGCGCCATGCCTTGGTTGTAGATGCGCGTATTGTCCAACGAGGCCTGGTAGTGCGCGGCAAGCCCGGGGTCGGGCGGAAGGTTCTCCATGCGCTGGATGGCCTCGGCGGAATTGAGGTGCTTCAACACGCGCTGATACTCATCATCCGAGACGTCCAACGCTAAAAAAGCCTCGCGGAACTGCTCCCGGCTGGGCCACGGGTACACGTCCAAGGGCCGCAGCATCACCGTGTCCGGAAAGAGCACATGGATCATGGAATACTTGTTCTCCTTCAGCGAATCGGGGATCATGTAGTTGCCGCGTTTGAAGCCCACCGCCGCGAACTCCAAAGTGTCACCGGCCTGCGCCACGAAGCTGAAGTAGCCGTAGACATCACTGATGGTGCCCCGGTAGCTGCCCTTGGTGATGATGCTGGTGAAGGGCACCGGTTCCAAGCTGTCGCCCGTGACCACGACACCGCTGAACTGCACCAGCCTGCGGCCCTTGTCGGATTGTCCGAAAGCGGTGAGCGAAAAGGTAAAAAGAAGGAAAAGAAGGGTATGGCGCATCGGTCCAAAGGTAACGGTGGCGGACTGCGGATCCCGTGCCAAGGATCGCGCTCAATACTTGATCAACTCGAATGGGATCTGATCCGACCGGTGGACGGGTGAGATCAGGAACACATCATCCCGTGGTAATTTGGCCCCATGAAGCACATTTCCCGTCCGCTTTTCATGATCCCGGTTTTCCTTGGTGTCACCGCCTCCGCACAGATCACCATCGGCCCGGCCGATATGCCTTCCGCCGGGGACACCGTGCGCTACCGGAACACCATTACCACGGCGGACATGGCGGACACGGGGCCTTCGCACCTGTGGGACTTCAGTGCCTTGGTCCCCAACGCCGAAGCTGCGGATACCATGGTCACCGTGGGCAGCACACCGATCCTCTACCAGTTCTTCTTCAATAACTCGTTCGTATACCCGGAGAACAAGGCGGACTTTGCGATGCGGGGGCCGTCTATTGGGATACAAGGGTTCTCCATCAGCAACGTGTTCAACTACTTCAAGTCCAATTCGGCCGGATACCGCGATGTGGGCTTCGGTGCCAATGTGAACGGCCTGCCCACCTCGGTGCAGCGCACGCCTGTGGACTGGATCTACCGCTTCCCGCTGAACTTCGGCGATCAGGACAGCTCCGCGAGCCACTACCAGATCAGCGTGCCCACGCTCGGGTTTTACGGCCAGGATCAGATGCGGCGCAACGAGGTGGACGGCTGGGGCACGCTGATCCTGCCTGCCGACACCTTCGAAGTGCTGCGCGTAAAGTCGCGGATCGAGCGCACGGACACTGTGTACATCGAACAGTTCAACATCGGTTTCGCCATCCCGGAACCGGAGACGATCGAGTACAAGTGGATCGCACAAGGCATGGACGAGCCTGTGCTGCAGGTCACTTCCGTGGGTGGTGTCAACACGGTGGTGCGCTTCTTTTATCAACCCGATGACATCACCACGGGCATTGCGCCGGGGAACGGATCTGATCCGTTGCGGGCCTGGCCCAATCCCGCCAGCACCGTGCTCCATCTCGAAGGTGCATCACTGGGAACGTTGGAATTGGTCGGTGCCGATGGTAGCGTTGTGCGTACTCTTCCCCAGAGTTCCCGGACCACAAGGACGGTGGATGTGAGCAACTTGGCGCCAGGGTTGTATACGCTCCGGTCCAACGTGGACGGCACCACAACCCACGTAGTGATCGCCCGCTAAACAAGGTT
Coding sequences:
- a CDS encoding DUF3365 domain-containing protein; protein product: MRSIIAPLVLAIVATAGCGTPFSDAEEKAALEQGATLADASFKALSYRLQQAMKEGGPAHAVDFCSLNALSIVDSLSNAHGAHIRRTSDRVRAPHDKPNAEEARIMQAMLAEWEAGGKEPNIPARAMEHGDSVAFYAPIFISSPACLKCHGDPDGSVDASALGMIEERYPDDRATGYELGDLRGMWSIRWAR
- a CDS encoding carboxypeptidase-like regulatory domain-containing protein, encoding MRHTLLFLLFTFSLTAFGQSDKGRRLVQFSGVVVTGDSLEPVPFTSIITKGSYRGTISDVYGYFSFVAQAGDTLEFAAVGFKRGNYMIPDSLKENKYSMIHVLFPDTVMLRPLDVYPWPSREQFREAFLALDVSDDEYQRVLKHLNSAEAIQRMENLPPDPGLAAHYQASLDNTRIYNQGMAPSINLFNPIAWAQFVQAWKAGSFKKKP
- a CDS encoding T9SS type A sorting domain-containing protein — translated: MKHISRPLFMIPVFLGVTASAQITIGPADMPSAGDTVRYRNTITTADMADTGPSHLWDFSALVPNAEAADTMVTVGSTPILYQFFFNNSFVYPENKADFAMRGPSIGIQGFSISNVFNYFKSNSAGYRDVGFGANVNGLPTSVQRTPVDWIYRFPLNFGDQDSSASHYQISVPTLGFYGQDQMRRNEVDGWGTLILPADTFEVLRVKSRIERTDTVYIEQFNIGFAIPEPETIEYKWIAQGMDEPVLQVTSVGGVNTVVRFFYQPDDITTGIAPGNGSDPLRAWPNPASTVLHLEGASLGTLELVGADGSVVRTLPQSSRTTRTVDVSNLAPGLYTLRSNVDGTTTHVVIAR